The sequence GCTCAGGTCAACCAGCGGCGACCCCCGTTTCACCTGACGCCGCTCCCAGAACACGAAGCCGGCGAGAACGACCACGCCGACCGGCGCCAGCACCCCCAGAACAGGGCCCCATGCCGCCTCCTGCACCATCGGGATCCAGAGCGCCACCATCCCGACGACGAACAAGACGATGCCCACCGGGTCCGTCCGTCGCCACCAGAAACGATCCGGGGGTGTCGTCGACGCGGGTATCAGGAGAAACCCCAGGGCAGCTGCCAGGAAAGCGATCGAGGCGCTCACGACGAAGACCAGCCGCCAGCCGTTCTCCGGGCTGACGTCGACCAGCGCCCCGCCCAGGACCGGTCCGGCTCCGAGGGCGACGGCGAACGCCACCCCGAGCAGACCGTATGGACGGCCCCGCTCCTCCTTGTTGAACAACTGCTGGAAAAGCCCAAGGACCTGAGGGCTGACCACCCCGAGGGCACCGCCCTGCACCAACACGGAGAGCACCAGCCAGACCGGCGTCTGCGCAAGGGCGGCGGACATGGCCGCCAGCCCGTTGAGCACCAGGCTGGAGACGAAGACGACGCGCCGTCGCCACACGTCACCGAGCCGACCGCCGGGTACCAACATCAGGGCGTACGCCAGCGCGTAGCCGGCAACCATCCACTGCTGGCCGTCCTCGCCGAGGCCCAGGGTCGACGTGATCTGAGGTACCGCGATGGCCAACATCGCGGTGGTGGCCGTCCCGAGGAATACGACCACCTGGCAGACCGCGGCTACCAGCCACCGCCGGGCCCGTCCGCGCGACCCCGCGCCCACCGGCGCCGGCTCGGAACGGGGCTCGCGGGCCGTCAAGGCGACATCCCGGCACGCTCACGACTGGCCGCGCGCCCCCCTTGCCCACCCACGCGACGTCCACCCCGCGTGCGTGAGCCTCCCGTGAATTGATCTTGCCATTCCAGGATCAACTCACGGGAGCGCGGCTCCACCCCGTCAGTACGGCCGGATACTCTGCTCGTACTGGAAAAACTCATACGGGTCGTACTTGGTCTTGATTTCACGCAGCCGGGCGTAGTTGTCGCCGTAATACGCGGTGGCCCAGTCGCCGATACTGCTGTCCGGGACGTTGACATAGGAGCCTTTGACGTAGGGCAGAAGAGCCTGACGGAACTGCTCCGTCCAGGACAGGACCGTCTTCTGTTCCTCGTCGTTCTCCCAGTTTCCGCTCCACTCCATGTAGTACTTCGGGCTCCGGTGAAAGAATGCGGTGGCGTCGGTCGCTATCCGGTCCACCGCACCGCCCCAGTTCAAGCACCAGACCTCGCCACCGAGGTCGGGTAGTTCGGCCAGAAACCGAACGACCGTGTCGATCCCCCGCTTCGGGAGCAGGTCATACACCCAGGACGAGGGGATATGGGTCTTCCGTGGCGGGTCCGTGGTTCCGGCGAGCTGGTTCCAGGCGTCCAGGTAGGACGTCGTATCCATGACGACCTGCGGGTTACCGACGCTCACCAGCGGCCGAAGTATCTCTCGCAGCTGATACTCCGAGCCACGATAGATACCGTTGCAGTAAATGTGGCCGTCCGCCCGGGTCTTCGGGTTGAAAACCGACCCGAATCCATCATCCGCGAAAGGCGCAATTCCCTGCCATATCCGGAACAGCTCCCCGACGTACCGCCAATCATCCCAGGTGATCTGATACACCACGACGTCCGACACCCGATGGATACGGTACGTGTAGCTGGTCGCGATGCCGAAGTTGCCGCCACCGCCGCCGCGCGAGGCCCACAGCAGATCAGCGTGCTGCGTTTCGTCCGCGCGGACGAGGCGGGCGCCCTGTTCTCCCTCGGGAACGACAATATCGAGACTCATCAGACTGTCGCTGGTCACCCCAAGACTCCGGCTGAGCTGGCCGATCCCGCCACCCAACGTGACCCCCGCCACACCGACGCCGACCTCGGCTCCGGTGGGAATGGCGAAGCCCTGCTCCCCCAACACCTCGACGACCTGGTCCTGGGTTGCTCCGGTCTGCACTGTCGCCTGACGCGCGTGCGTGTCCATCTCAACGTCCTGCATGTCACTGACGTCGATAATGACGCCGCCATCCACCGCCGACCATCCCTCCAGGGCGTGCCGACCACCTCGAGCGCGGAAAGCCACATCGTGTCGACGACACCAGGTGATCGCATTGATCACGTCCTGGGCGTCCTGGCAGAAGACGATGACCAGGGGGTACGGGTTGAACTGCCGATTCCACCCGAGCCGCGCGTCGTCGTAGTCGGTATCGTCGGGGAACACCAACCGCCCGGTCAGCCTTCCCGGGTCCGGATGCGGACTTCGCTCCAGCGTCGGTTCGCGTAGGGCAGCACCGTTACCGTAGGCCGCCAGAGCGGAGGGCGAGATGGCGGCAGCGCCGGCGACTCCCGCACCTACCGCCAGAACCCGTAGGACATTTCGTCGAGTGGCTTCCATTTCTTCTCCTTCAGCACCGGAACAACGATCTGGGATCGCCCGGCCCGCGAATACGACTATTC comes from Salinispora tropica CNB-440 and encodes:
- a CDS encoding MFS transporter yields the protein MGAGSRGRARRWLVAAVCQVVVFLGTATTAMLAIAVPQITSTLGLGEDGQQWMVAGYALAYALMLVPGGRLGDVWRRRVVFVSSLVLNGLAAMSAALAQTPVWLVLSVLVQGGALGVVSPQVLGLFQQLFNKEERGRPYGLLGVAFAVALGAGPVLGGALVDVSPENGWRLVFVVSASIAFLAAALGFLLIPASTTPPDRFWWRRTDPVGIVLFVVGMVALWIPMVQEAAWGPVLGVLAPVGVVVLAGFVFWERRQVKRGSPLVDLSLLRVRSYGLGAVIAVLFGAYDALYYVFALYLQDGVGHSPLTTGLVMVPIAGGTAAGAVVGGRLAWRAGRRIVAVGLLTSLVGLAAVMVGDLFLPTFGSPHSAALPLLLAGLGAGFVLSGMGSGLTNIPNQAVTMSQVSSTRAGSAAGMLQTGHRLGISAGTVGVSTALFATLDRTGGNWLAAFRTTLLIIVACVLVALLIALMDIFTRKEGAAR
- a CDS encoding FAD-binding oxidoreductase is translated as MEATRRNVLRVLAVGAGVAGAAAISPSALAAYGNGAALREPTLERSPHPDPGRLTGRLVFPDDTDYDDARLGWNRQFNPYPLVIVFCQDAQDVINAITWCRRHDVAFRARGGRHALEGWSAVDGGVIIDVSDMQDVEMDTHARQATVQTGATQDQVVEVLGEQGFAIPTGAEVGVGVAGVTLGGGIGQLSRSLGVTSDSLMSLDIVVPEGEQGARLVRADETQHADLLWASRGGGGGNFGIATSYTYRIHRVSDVVVYQITWDDWRYVGELFRIWQGIAPFADDGFGSVFNPKTRADGHIYCNGIYRGSEYQLREILRPLVSVGNPQVVMDTTSYLDAWNQLAGTTDPPRKTHIPSSWVYDLLPKRGIDTVVRFLAELPDLGGEVWCLNWGGAVDRIATDATAFFHRSPKYYMEWSGNWENDEEQKTVLSWTEQFRQALLPYVKGSYVNVPDSSIGDWATAYYGDNYARLREIKTKYDPYEFFQYEQSIRPY